The Papaver somniferum cultivar HN1 chromosome 3, ASM357369v1, whole genome shotgun sequence genome includes a region encoding these proteins:
- the LOC113360984 gene encoding phosphoglucan phosphatase LSF2, chloroplastic-like, producing the protein MNVAYILNLQQDKDVEFWGIDLQLIIDRCKDVGIRHMRRPAKDFDPDSLRSGLPKAVSSLEWAVEEGKGRVYVHCTAGLGRAPAVAIAYMFWFCDMNLNSAYEKLTSVRPCGPNKKAIRAATYDLAKNDPWKEPFENLPEHAFEDIAPWERKLIQDRVRALRGT; encoded by the exons ATGAATGTTGCTTacattttgaatttgcaacaagaCAAAGATGTTGAGTTTTGGGGAATTGATTTGCAATTGATTATTGATAGATGTAAAGATGTTGGTATTCGGCATATGAGAAGACCT GCGAAAGATTTCGATCCGGATTCTTTAAGAAGTGGATTACCGAAAGCTGTTTCGTCACTAGAATGGGCTGTTGAAGAAGGTAAAGGAAGAGTCTATGTGCATTGCACGGCTGGATTGGGAAGGGCACCTGCTGTTGCAATTGCTTATATGTTCTGGTTTTGCGATATGAAT CTGAATAGTGCCTATGAGAAGCTTACTTCAGTGAGGCCTTGTGGACCAAACAAGAAAGCGATACGTGCAGCTACATATGATCTCGCCAAGAACGATCCATGGAAAGAACCATTTGAAAACCTTCCAGAACATGCTTTTGAGGATATAGCACCTTGGGAGAGGAAGTTAATTCAAGATCGAGTCCGTGCACTACGTGGCAcctga